In Rheinheimera sp. MM224, one DNA window encodes the following:
- a CDS encoding ABC-F family ATPase, whose translation MTLCWIKNTVISTANITMQFGAKPLFENISVKFGDGNRYGLIGANGCGKSTFMKILSKELDPSGGNIFVEPNHRVAKLHQDQFAFEQYTVIDTVIMGHAELWKVKEERDRIYADPNMSEEDGMRVADLEVAFGEMDGYSAESRAGELLIGVGIPVEQHFGLMSSIAPGWKLRVLLAQVLFADPEIMLLDEPTNNLDINTIRWLEEVLAERNSTMVIISHDRHFLNSVCTHMADLDYGELRVYPGNYDEYMTAATQARERLLSDNAKKKAQIAELQTFVSRFSANASKARQATSRAKQIDKITLSEVKASSRVNPFIRFDQQKQLYRLALEVTELNKSFDDLDVLKNLDLTIEVGEKVAILGTNGIGKTTFLKCLVGDLTAEKGIVKWSENVNIGYYAQDHEYEFEGAQKDMTLFSWMSQWKQPSDDEQAIRGILGRLLFSQDDIAKPTRVLSGGEKGRMLFGKLMLQRPNILVMDEPTNHLDMESIESLNMALEMYKGTLIFVSHDREFVSSLATRIVEMTDSGVRNFAGTYEDYLIQQAELAARS comes from the coding sequence ATGACTCTTTGTTGGATCAAAAACACTGTGATTTCTACCGCAAATATTACGATGCAATTTGGCGCTAAGCCGCTTTTTGAAAATATCTCCGTTAAATTCGGCGACGGCAACCGCTATGGTTTGATTGGCGCCAACGGTTGCGGTAAATCAACCTTTATGAAGATCCTCAGCAAAGAGTTAGACCCTAGTGGTGGTAACATTTTTGTTGAACCTAACCACCGTGTGGCGAAGTTGCACCAGGATCAGTTTGCCTTTGAGCAATACACTGTGATCGACACAGTGATTATGGGCCACGCTGAACTGTGGAAAGTGAAAGAAGAACGTGACCGTATTTACGCTGATCCAAATATGAGCGAAGAAGACGGTATGCGTGTGGCCGATTTAGAAGTCGCTTTTGGCGAAATGGACGGCTACAGCGCTGAATCCCGTGCCGGCGAATTATTGATTGGTGTAGGTATCCCTGTTGAACAGCATTTTGGCTTAATGTCATCGATAGCACCAGGCTGGAAACTGCGGGTGTTATTGGCTCAGGTGTTATTTGCCGACCCGGAAATCATGTTACTGGACGAACCAACCAACAACCTGGATATCAACACTATCCGTTGGTTAGAAGAAGTGTTGGCTGAACGTAACAGCACCATGGTTATTATTTCGCACGACCGTCACTTCTTAAACAGCGTTTGTACGCATATGGCCGACTTAGACTACGGCGAGCTGCGTGTTTACCCAGGTAACTACGACGAATACATGACAGCTGCGACTCAGGCGCGTGAACGTTTGTTGTCTGATAATGCCAAGAAAAAAGCTCAAATTGCTGAACTGCAGACTTTCGTGAGTCGTTTCTCTGCCAACGCTTCTAAAGCGCGTCAGGCGACATCACGTGCTAAACAAATTGATAAAATCACCTTGTCTGAAGTAAAAGCTTCCAGCCGGGTAAACCCATTTATCCGTTTTGATCAGCAAAAGCAACTGTACCGTTTAGCTTTAGAAGTGACTGAATTAAACAAGAGCTTTGATGATCTGGACGTACTGAAAAACCTTGATCTGACGATTGAAGTAGGTGAGAAGGTAGCCATTCTTGGTACCAACGGTATTGGTAAAACCACTTTCTTAAAATGTCTGGTTGGCGATTTAACCGCTGAAAAAGGCATAGTGAAATGGTCTGAAAACGTCAATATTGGTTATTACGCTCAGGACCATGAATACGAGTTTGAAGGGGCTCAAAAAGATATGACGCTGTTTAGCTGGATGAGCCAGTGGAAACAACCTTCAGATGATGAACAGGCGATCCGTGGTATTTTAGGTCGTTTATTGTTTTCTCAAGATGACATCGCTAAACCAACACGGGTGTTATCAGGTGGTGAAAAAGGCCGGATGTTATTTGGTAAGCTGATGCTGCAACGCCCAAATATTCTGGTGATGGATGAACCTACCAACCACTTGGATATGGAATCTATTGAATCCCTGAATATGGCGCTGGAAATGTACAAAGGCACGCTGATTTTTGTCAGCCACGACCGTGAATTTGTATCCTCACTGGCGACCCGCATCGTTGAGATGACGGATAGCGGTGTACGTAACTTCGCTGGTACTTACGAAGATTACTTAATACAACAAGCTGAATTAGCTGCTCGTTCTTAA
- a CDS encoding histone deacetylase family protein: MSLVIFSHGRCLSYDIGHDHPEAASRIYAVQDQLLSSGLEFVLQQRDATPASMEQLYLAHDPAYVDHVFDAVPDTGHIWLDDDTQANAKSLNAALYSAGSGINAVDLVMQQPDTQAFCLIRPPGHHAEYRAAKGFCIFNNVAIAAAYAMQQYGLQRVLIVDFDVHHGNGTEDIFQHEPRVKFFSSFQHPFYPYTDPVGHTPSIVKMPLAAGTTGALYQQRFTEEWLPLMQQFQPELVLVSAGFDAHIEDDMGQMKLTELDYLWLGQQLKQIADRSCGGRLVSMLEGGYEHSPLARSVVAYLKGQL, from the coding sequence ATGAGTTTAGTGATCTTCAGCCATGGCCGCTGTTTGTCGTACGACATAGGCCATGATCATCCGGAAGCCGCGTCACGCATTTATGCAGTGCAGGACCAGTTATTAAGTTCTGGCCTGGAGTTTGTGCTGCAACAACGGGACGCCACTCCAGCCAGTATGGAGCAGTTGTATTTAGCTCACGACCCGGCTTATGTCGACCATGTATTTGATGCAGTGCCCGATACTGGCCATATCTGGTTGGATGATGATACACAGGCCAATGCAAAATCACTCAATGCCGCTTTGTACTCGGCAGGTTCTGGCATCAATGCGGTGGATTTGGTGATGCAGCAACCAGACACTCAGGCTTTTTGTTTAATACGCCCGCCTGGTCATCACGCTGAATACAGAGCCGCCAAAGGGTTTTGTATTTTTAATAATGTTGCGATAGCAGCGGCTTATGCCATGCAGCAGTATGGATTGCAGCGTGTGCTGATTGTGGATTTTGATGTGCATCATGGCAATGGCACTGAAGATATTTTCCAGCATGAACCCAGAGTCAAATTTTTCTCGTCGTTTCAGCATCCGTTTTACCCCTACACAGACCCTGTTGGTCATACCCCATCCATAGTCAAAATGCCTTTAGCTGCAGGTACTACCGGCGCTTTATATCAGCAGCGTTTTACTGAAGAGTGGTTGCCACTGATGCAGCAGTTTCAGCCAGAGCTGGTACTGGTGTCCGCTGGTTTTGATGCGCATATTGAAGATGATATGGGCCAGATGAAACTGACAGAGCTGGATTATTTATGGTTGGGGCAGCAGTTAAAACAAATTGCAGATCGCTCTTGCGGCGGTCGTTTAGTCTCTATGCTGGAAGGAGGTTATGAACATAGCCCTTTGGCGCGCAGTGTCGTTGCTTACTTGAAGGGGCAGTTGTGA
- a CDS encoding cation:proton antiporter, with the protein MPVGVSAFFIQLLVVLVVARIVGWLAIQVGQPRVVGEMIAGILLGPTLFGALAPDFQQQLFSADYRPFLSLGAQVGIGLYMFLVGLEFDTRMFKTRARSAVAISASGIVVPFVMACLLASWLLSYGGLFADNLSWTQAALFLGASISITAFPMLARVIQEQGLANSKLGTLVLAAGAIDDVAAWCLMALLLASFGGDDTLFYKAVIGAVVFATLMMTLVRKHAAQLESWYQREQRITPRLFLVILVLWVVSVSTTEWIGLHAVFGGFLLGVAMPRGLLAEHLIKRLQPLVLIGLVPLFFTVSGLKTDLSVLAQGTLWQIALAVIAASIFAKAVACYLAARLCGENHPMALAVGILMNARGMMELILLNIALQNGVIKEDLFSVLVLMTIVTTMMATPLFNVLQRRTSFRSQLD; encoded by the coding sequence ATGCCTGTAGGCGTCAGTGCCTTTTTTATTCAGTTGTTGGTGGTCCTGGTTGTAGCCCGGATCGTGGGCTGGCTGGCTATTCAGGTAGGTCAACCCAGGGTGGTAGGCGAAATGATCGCTGGTATTTTATTAGGTCCTACCTTATTTGGCGCTTTAGCACCCGACTTTCAGCAGCAGCTGTTTTCTGCAGACTACAGACCCTTCTTATCCTTAGGCGCACAAGTGGGTATTGGCCTTTATATGTTTTTAGTGGGCCTTGAATTTGACACCCGTATGTTTAAAACCCGTGCCCGCAGCGCCGTCGCTATTTCCGCTTCAGGCATAGTGGTGCCTTTTGTCATGGCCTGTCTATTAGCCAGTTGGTTATTAAGTTACGGTGGCCTTTTTGCGGATAACCTCAGTTGGACACAAGCTGCTTTGTTTCTGGGCGCTTCCATTTCTATCACTGCCTTTCCTATGCTGGCCCGGGTGATCCAGGAGCAAGGTTTAGCCAACAGTAAATTAGGTACCTTAGTACTGGCTGCAGGAGCTATTGACGATGTCGCAGCCTGGTGTTTGATGGCCTTGTTGTTGGCAAGTTTTGGTGGCGACGACACTTTGTTTTATAAAGCTGTAATAGGCGCTGTTGTTTTTGCCACATTAATGATGACGCTGGTACGTAAACATGCGGCGCAGTTGGAAAGCTGGTATCAGCGTGAACAACGTATCACTCCCCGCCTCTTTCTGGTGATTTTAGTCTTGTGGGTGGTCAGTGTCAGCACCACCGAATGGATAGGCCTGCATGCGGTGTTTGGTGGCTTCTTATTAGGTGTGGCTATGCCACGTGGTTTGTTAGCCGAACATTTAATTAAACGCCTGCAGCCTTTGGTTTTGATTGGTCTGGTGCCATTGTTTTTTACCGTCTCTGGCTTAAAAACCGATCTGTCGGTATTGGCGCAGGGTACCTTGTGGCAAATCGCGCTGGCTGTGATTGCGGCCTCAATTTTTGCTAAGGCTGTGGCATGTTATCTGGCTGCACGGCTTTGTGGTGAAAACCACCCTATGGCGCTTGCTGTAGGTATTTTGATGAATGCACGTGGCATGATGGAACTGATCCTGCTCAATATTGCGCTACAAAACGGCGTGATCAAGGAAGACCTGTTCTCTGTACTGGTTCTGATGACCATAGTGACCACTATGATGGCTACACCGCTGTTTAACGTGCTGCAGCGGCGCACTTCCTTTCGCAGCCAGCTGGATTAA
- a CDS encoding Dps family protein: protein MKINIGIEDDDRKAIADGLAVLLADTYTLYLKTHNYHWNVTGPMFQTLHVLFETQYTELSLAVDLIAERIRALGEFAPGSYKEFAKLTSIKEADGIPAAQDMIKDLVKGQEALAKSARAIVPVADKASDEPTLDLLTQRMQVHEKNAWMLRSLLG, encoded by the coding sequence ATGAAGATTAATATTGGTATTGAAGATGATGATCGTAAAGCCATTGCTGATGGTTTAGCTGTGTTATTGGCTGATACATATACACTGTATCTGAAGACACATAACTATCATTGGAACGTGACTGGCCCTATGTTTCAGACGCTGCATGTTTTATTTGAAACTCAGTACACTGAGCTGTCGCTAGCGGTAGATTTAATCGCTGAGCGTATTCGTGCTTTAGGTGAATTTGCGCCGGGTTCTTATAAAGAGTTTGCCAAGCTCACCAGCATTAAAGAAGCCGATGGTATTCCGGCTGCTCAGGATATGATTAAAGATCTGGTGAAAGGCCAGGAAGCTTTAGCAAAATCTGCGCGCGCCATAGTACCTGTCGCTGACAAAGCCTCAGACGAACCAACTTTAGATTTATTAACTCAGCGTATGCAGGTGCATGAAAAAAATGCCTGGATGCTTAGAAGTTTATTGGGTTAA
- a CDS encoding GNAT family N-acetyltransferase — MAKTSDKSPAKSLDWSALLQSGNRIFIGSHAAAPQALLADLMARSKNLHDIELVQLMVLADNCWAEQRYSDLFKINALFIAGDKVRSAVAEGRADYTPCFLSEVPALFKNEILPLDAALVMVSPPDAFGYCSLGVSVDAVSAAVRSAKKVIAQINPKMPRTNGYTFIHQSQIHAFIEQEEELPELPAPQLDEVTERIGQYVSMLIEDGSTLQLGIGKIPEAVLRYLGNHKDLGVHSEVISDGVMELITKGVINNRKKTFHPGKTVTSFCMGSKALYDFVDGNPHVEFYPSEYVNSPTNIARNDAMIAINSAIEVDLTGQVVSDSIGHRFYSGIGGQVDFSRGASMSKGGKPIIALPSTAKNGTVSRIVATITEGGGVVTSRGHVHYVVTEFGVASLRGKSIRERALELIRVAHPKFRKQLLDEVRTRYWVPHYQKDYLKDVVELGKVGVKTLTIAGEQFDLRALNPADERRLQEFFYSHTKETLLLRYNHHPKQMSREKSCTLVSVDQSRDLALCIVKQQGSVLEIQAVGRYYLNENDNSAEVAFVTREKQHGKGMAKRLLEEMIRIARIRELNRMMAYVRADNKPMQKVFEKAGFKRIASGDPDEVYLELPLKVAEPEKQ; from the coding sequence ATGGCCAAAACATCAGATAAATCGCCGGCAAAATCGCTGGACTGGAGTGCACTGCTGCAATCCGGTAATCGTATTTTTATTGGCTCACACGCTGCTGCGCCTCAGGCATTGCTCGCCGATTTAATGGCCCGCAGTAAAAACCTGCATGATATAGAGCTGGTGCAACTGATGGTGCTGGCTGATAACTGCTGGGCAGAACAACGTTACAGCGATTTATTTAAAATCAATGCGTTATTTATTGCTGGTGACAAAGTCCGCAGTGCTGTCGCTGAAGGCCGTGCCGACTACACCCCTTGTTTTTTATCTGAAGTACCGGCGCTTTTTAAAAATGAAATTTTGCCTTTAGACGCCGCTTTAGTGATGGTGAGCCCGCCTGACGCCTTTGGCTATTGCTCTTTGGGCGTCTCTGTAGATGCTGTCTCAGCCGCAGTGCGTTCTGCGAAAAAAGTCATAGCGCAAATTAACCCTAAGATGCCGCGCACCAATGGTTATACCTTTATCCATCAAAGCCAGATCCATGCCTTTATCGAGCAGGAAGAAGAACTACCCGAATTACCAGCGCCACAACTTGATGAAGTGACAGAACGTATTGGTCAGTACGTGTCGATGCTGATTGAAGATGGTTCAACCTTGCAGCTGGGTATAGGCAAAATTCCTGAGGCCGTTTTACGTTATTTGGGCAATCACAAAGATTTAGGTGTGCACTCTGAGGTGATTTCAGACGGTGTGATGGAGCTGATCACCAAAGGCGTGATTAACAACAGAAAGAAAACCTTTCATCCAGGCAAAACCGTCACCAGTTTTTGTATGGGCAGCAAAGCCTTGTATGACTTTGTCGATGGCAACCCTCATGTTGAGTTCTACCCCAGCGAATATGTGAATTCCCCGACCAATATTGCCCGTAACGACGCAATGATAGCCATTAACAGCGCAATAGAAGTCGATTTAACAGGCCAGGTGGTGTCGGATTCGATTGGGCACAGATTCTATAGCGGCATTGGTGGCCAGGTGGATTTCAGCCGTGGTGCCTCGATGAGTAAAGGCGGCAAACCTATTATTGCCCTGCCGTCCACTGCGAAAAATGGCACAGTCTCACGCATAGTCGCCACTATCACTGAAGGCGGCGGCGTGGTCACTTCCCGTGGTCATGTGCATTATGTGGTCACAGAGTTTGGTGTCGCCTCCTTGCGTGGCAAAAGTATCCGCGAGCGCGCACTCGAGCTTATTCGGGTGGCCCATCCGAAGTTTCGTAAACAGTTGTTGGATGAAGTTCGTACCCGCTACTGGGTGCCACATTACCAAAAAGACTACCTCAAAGATGTGGTGGAACTGGGCAAAGTGGGTGTTAAAACCTTAACCATAGCGGGCGAACAGTTTGATTTAAGGGCATTAAACCCGGCTGATGAGCGCCGGCTGCAGGAGTTCTTTTACTCTCATACCAAAGAAACCTTGCTGCTGCGGTACAACCACCATCCCAAACAAATGAGCAGAGAAAAATCCTGTACTTTGGTCAGTGTCGACCAGTCCCGCGATTTGGCGCTTTGTATTGTCAAACAACAAGGCTCAGTACTGGAGATTCAGGCCGTAGGCCGTTATTACCTGAATGAAAACGACAATAGCGCTGAAGTCGCTTTTGTGACTCGGGAAAAACAACACGGCAAAGGTATGGCCAAAAGGCTGCTGGAAGAAATGATCAGAATTGCCCGCATACGTGAACTCAACCGTATGATGGCTTATGTACGAGCCGACAATAAGCCGATGCAAAAGGTGTTCGAAAAAGCTGGATTTAAGCGTATCGCCAGTGGTGATCCTGATGAAGTGTATTTAGAGCTGCCATTAAAGGTAGCGGAACCAGAGAAGCAGTAA
- a CDS encoding PLP-dependent aminotransferase family protein, with amino-acid sequence MTIALAQWQLDKASKESFSNQLYLQAQQAIQSGRWVAGARLPSIRLLAAHLEISKFTVSELYEKLSAAGFVRSQPGSGVYVSRLTEQQQQLESSASQSSRQQDVALMRQTLLREPHWIKASAGWLSPDWMPDQEIRQAMRDLARQPQSLTDYGPAQGYFPLRQYFTQRLSQLSIATEPAHILLTYSASHALDLVFRLHLKPGDWVMVDDPGFYNFFALLRLHQVQLLVVPRTKEGPDLAVMQQLVQQYQPKAYLTNSVLSNPVSLSIHPARAFAVLQLLQQHQCLLIEDDIYADFETQPVSRYASMTGFQSNNGFETIYLGSMSKTLSADLRVGFIAAAPATIAALTDLKLISGISTSNTMERLVYALLTGGGYRRHLEQLKRRLQQARSLVFSKLKQLDCQLWAEPSAGFLCWVKLPEGVSSSLLSERLQQRQVVLAPGSQFSTLPDADQYTRLNVAQCLDEEFWRIFEDELSQIRGSISLLSNTNHNGRG; translated from the coding sequence ATGACAATTGCACTAGCACAGTGGCAGCTGGATAAAGCCAGCAAAGAGAGTTTTAGCAATCAGCTGTACCTGCAGGCACAGCAAGCCATTCAATCCGGCCGCTGGGTTGCAGGCGCAAGGCTGCCTTCAATACGGCTTTTAGCGGCGCATTTAGAGATCAGTAAATTTACCGTGTCTGAGCTGTATGAAAAACTCTCTGCCGCTGGTTTTGTCCGATCTCAGCCTGGCAGCGGGGTTTATGTCAGCCGTTTAACGGAGCAGCAACAGCAGCTGGAATCCAGCGCCAGCCAAAGCAGCAGACAGCAGGATGTCGCTTTGATGCGTCAAACGCTGCTGCGTGAACCTCACTGGATCAAAGCATCAGCGGGTTGGTTATCACCGGATTGGATGCCGGATCAGGAAATACGCCAGGCGATGCGTGATTTAGCGCGTCAGCCACAGTCTTTAACTGACTATGGCCCGGCTCAGGGCTATTTCCCCTTGCGCCAGTATTTCACCCAGCGTTTGTCGCAGTTATCTATTGCCACAGAACCAGCCCATATTTTGCTGACCTACAGCGCCTCTCATGCGCTTGATTTAGTGTTTCGTTTGCATCTGAAACCAGGCGATTGGGTGATGGTGGATGATCCGGGCTTTTATAACTTCTTTGCTTTGCTGCGTTTGCATCAGGTGCAATTGCTGGTGGTACCACGTACGAAAGAAGGTCCGGATTTAGCTGTGATGCAACAACTCGTGCAGCAGTATCAGCCCAAAGCCTATTTAACCAATTCAGTGCTGTCGAACCCTGTGTCTTTAAGTATCCATCCGGCCCGTGCTTTTGCCGTCTTACAGCTGCTGCAACAGCATCAGTGCTTGTTGATTGAAGATGATATCTACGCCGACTTTGAAACACAGCCGGTATCGCGTTACGCTTCGATGACGGGATTTCAATCAAATAATGGCTTTGAAACCATCTACTTAGGCAGTATGTCGAAAACCTTGTCCGCCGATTTACGGGTAGGTTTTATTGCTGCAGCACCAGCCACTATTGCGGCCCTGACCGATTTAAAACTGATCAGCGGTATATCCACCTCCAATACCATGGAGCGTCTGGTGTACGCGCTGTTAACAGGCGGAGGCTATCGGCGTCACCTTGAGCAATTAAAGCGTCGCTTACAGCAGGCCCGCAGTCTGGTGTTTTCGAAATTAAAGCAACTGGATTGTCAGTTATGGGCAGAACCTTCAGCTGGTTTTTTATGTTGGGTGAAACTACCAGAAGGCGTCAGCAGTAGTCTGCTGTCCGAACGCCTACAGCAACGTCAGGTGGTATTGGCACCGGGTTCACAATTCAGCACCCTACCCGATGCGGACCAGTACACCAGACTCAATGTGGCTCAGTGTTTGGATGAAGAGTTTTGGCGGATATTCGAAGATGAGTTGAGCCAGATCAGAGGCAGCATTTCTCTTTTATCAAATACTAACCACAACGGGCGGGGATAA
- the htpX gene encoding protease HtpX, translated as MKRIVLFLITNLAVMLVLSIVLSIVFKVFGIDNRSMGGLLIFAAVFGFGGSFISLAMSKWMAKRSTGAVVITEPSNATEHWLVSTVQRQAKQAGIGMPEVAIYDSPEINAFATGMSRNNALVAVSTGLLHAMTQQEAEAVLAHEVSHVANGDMVTLTLIQGVVNTFVIFFARIVAGFIDNFFRSSDEEESQGGGLSYMITVFVLEMIFGVLASIIVMWFSRQREYKADAGAARLVGANNMVAALQRLKGNHESQLQGSMTAFGLATKPAASELFMSHPPLDKRIHALQSRSFEG; from the coding sequence ATGAAACGTATAGTGCTATTTTTAATCACGAACTTAGCTGTGATGTTAGTGCTGAGTATCGTTTTAAGTATTGTGTTTAAAGTCTTTGGTATTGATAACCGTAGCATGGGTGGCTTGCTGATATTCGCCGCTGTTTTTGGTTTTGGTGGCTCATTTATCTCTTTAGCTATGTCCAAGTGGATGGCAAAACGTTCAACCGGCGCTGTGGTGATCACAGAACCTTCAAACGCGACTGAACACTGGCTGGTCAGCACTGTGCAGCGCCAGGCAAAGCAAGCTGGTATTGGTATGCCGGAAGTGGCGATTTATGACTCTCCTGAAATCAACGCTTTTGCCACAGGCATGAGCCGTAATAATGCGCTGGTGGCTGTTAGTACAGGTTTATTACATGCAATGACGCAGCAGGAAGCTGAAGCCGTATTAGCCCATGAAGTATCACACGTAGCCAACGGCGATATGGTGACGCTGACGCTTATTCAGGGTGTTGTGAATACCTTTGTTATTTTCTTTGCCCGGATTGTGGCTGGTTTTATTGATAACTTCTTTCGCTCCAGTGATGAAGAAGAAAGTCAGGGCGGTGGATTGAGTTATATGATCACTGTGTTTGTGCTGGAAATGATCTTTGGTGTGCTGGCGAGTATTATTGTGATGTGGTTCTCCCGTCAGCGTGAATACAAGGCAGACGCTGGTGCCGCCCGTTTAGTAGGTGCGAATAATATGGTGGCTGCGTTACAACGTTTAAAAGGCAATCATGAAAGCCAGTTACAGGGCTCAATGACAGCTTTTGGTTTGGCAACTAAACCTGCAGCTTCAGAGCTTTTTATGAGCCATCCGCCACTGGATAAACGTATTCATGCGCTGCAAAGCCGGTCTTTTGAAGGCTAA
- a CDS encoding DMT family transporter: MSVVSVSPQDQSSLPFWQKPLVQGLWFGSLGMLMFSAGLPATRMAVLDMPPVFVGAGRALIAALLALILLLVTRQKLPTAKQWQGLALVALGSVFAYPVLSALALQQVGASHGILVTSVMPLFTAFFGAYLTKQWPRIGFWLFALLGAACVALYALQHSTGPFQLADGYLVLASFLCGFSYAKGAILSKELGSWQVICWALVMSIPVLLPWVWAYQPDYAAVSLQSWLALGYLSVFTMFIGFFCWYKGLAIGGIAKVSQLQLLSPFSGLALCALLLSEPLQWIHWILALTVVGCIALGRRFG; the protein is encoded by the coding sequence ATGTCCGTAGTCTCTGTTTCACCACAAGATCAAAGCAGCTTGCCGTTTTGGCAAAAACCACTGGTGCAAGGCTTATGGTTTGGCAGTTTAGGCATGCTGATGTTCTCAGCTGGTTTACCAGCAACCCGAATGGCAGTGCTTGATATGCCGCCGGTTTTTGTCGGCGCGGGCAGGGCTTTGATAGCGGCACTATTGGCTTTGATACTGCTGCTGGTGACCAGACAAAAATTACCTACAGCAAAACAATGGCAGGGCTTAGCTTTAGTGGCTTTGGGTTCGGTGTTTGCTTACCCGGTGTTATCTGCCCTGGCTTTGCAACAGGTGGGAGCCAGTCACGGCATTCTGGTCACCAGTGTGATGCCACTTTTTACTGCCTTTTTTGGCGCATATTTAACTAAACAATGGCCACGTATTGGCTTTTGGTTGTTTGCACTGCTGGGGGCCGCTTGTGTTGCGCTTTACGCGTTACAGCACAGCACTGGCCCTTTTCAGCTCGCTGACGGTTATCTGGTGTTAGCGAGTTTTTTATGCGGTTTTAGTTATGCCAAAGGGGCTATTTTATCCAAAGAACTCGGCAGCTGGCAGGTGATCTGTTGGGCGCTGGTGATGTCGATTCCAGTGCTGCTGCCCTGGGTCTGGGCTTATCAGCCTGATTATGCAGCTGTGTCGCTGCAATCCTGGCTGGCGCTGGGGTATCTGTCAGTCTTTACCATGTTTATCGGCTTTTTCTGCTGGTACAAGGGGTTAGCTATTGGCGGCATTGCCAAAGTCAGTCAATTGCAACTGTTATCACCTTTTAGCGGACTGGCGTTGTGTGCGCTATTGCTGTCTGAACCACTGCAATGGATCCACTGGATATTGGCGTTGACTGTGGTGGGATGCATAGCTTTAGGCCGACGTTTTGGCTAA